A single region of the Myxococcales bacterium genome encodes:
- a CDS encoding AarF/ABC1/UbiB kinase family protein: MSPQMAGQMVKTLGSLKGVALKLGQSIALSQDTQPEAVRRLLYQMFAQVPALDFEKIRTVLTAELGQEFEKVFAQLDHAPFAAASLGQVHRGVLLDGTEVAVKIQYPRAKQTLRQDLQNLGAVMKTAGLGMNLFDEKSYLHEIQTQFSQELDYDLEQRHLEQYRQSVSPWPELRVPKSYPELSSASVLVTELLEGEVLTDVCAEPAKWSAEQRFVLGKQLIRAVYGPFLRDGLVHGDCHPGNFLFLKNGGLGILDFGCVRHFSKPFWHAYRHTIQAALHQDFSQVFEITQSAGFRIQISENKARALLNDLSVIVSRPFLVAYDFGACHIRKDILALVRERPQDFLRIRPPAEGIFFFRSIVGLMDMLRALQCEGDFRSVFIELLGDSHCP; encoded by the coding sequence ATGAGCCCACAGATGGCCGGGCAGATGGTTAAGACTCTTGGCTCCCTCAAAGGGGTGGCGCTCAAACTCGGCCAAAGTATCGCCCTCTCGCAGGATACACAGCCCGAGGCAGTCCGCAGGCTCCTCTATCAGATGTTCGCGCAAGTGCCCGCCTTGGACTTTGAGAAGATTCGCACCGTCCTTACCGCCGAGCTGGGTCAAGAGTTTGAGAAAGTATTCGCTCAACTGGACCATGCCCCATTTGCAGCCGCTTCCCTCGGACAAGTGCATCGAGGCGTACTTCTCGATGGCACAGAGGTGGCAGTCAAGATTCAGTATCCACGGGCCAAACAAACCTTGCGCCAGGACTTACAAAATCTTGGCGCGGTGATGAAAACTGCTGGCCTTGGCATGAACCTATTCGATGAGAAAAGCTACCTTCACGAAATCCAAACACAGTTTTCTCAAGAGCTCGATTACGATTTAGAACAAAGACATCTCGAGCAATACCGCCAATCGGTGAGCCCGTGGCCGGAACTGAGAGTACCCAAATCCTATCCGGAGTTGAGCTCCGCAAGCGTCCTTGTGACCGAGCTGCTCGAAGGTGAGGTGCTTACTGATGTGTGTGCGGAACCGGCCAAATGGTCTGCCGAGCAACGGTTTGTGCTGGGCAAACAGCTAATTCGCGCCGTTTACGGCCCCTTTCTCCGTGATGGCCTCGTCCATGGTGATTGTCACCCCGGGAATTTCCTGTTTCTAAAAAACGGCGGATTGGGGATCTTGGACTTCGGGTGCGTCAGACATTTCTCTAAGCCTTTTTGGCATGCCTACCGTCATACGATTCAGGCGGCCCTGCACCAGGACTTCTCTCAGGTCTTCGAGATCACGCAAAGCGCTGGTTTTAGGATCCAAATCAGTGAAAACAAGGCGCGAGCCCTCTTGAACGACCTCTCTGTCATTGTCTCTCGCCCATTCCTCGTAGCTTACGATTTTGGAGCGTGCCATATACGAAAGGACATCTTGGCCCTCGTACGCGAGCGACCACAAGATTTCCTTCGCATTCGGCCGCCTGCCGAGGGCATCTTCTTTTTTCGCTCGATTGTTGGTCTCATGGACATGCTCCGCGCACTTCAATGTGAGGGAGATTTTCGCTCGGTGTTTATTGAATTGCTTGGAGACTCTCACTGCCCCTGA
- a CDS encoding DNA topoisomerase 4 subunit A: MASRTKKGKTQLELSVGNMGARIIEASLASEAERRYLNYALSVITARALPDVRDGLKPVQRRILYAMYHELKLRSDAKHRKCALIVGDVMGKYHPHGDTSIYDALARLAQPFVMRAPLVNGRGNFGSPDGDAPAAMRYTEARLEALADDLLEEIKKRTVAIRANYDNSRTEPVVLPARVPNLLINGAQGIAVGMATSIPPHNPTEVMDACLAMIKDPAITLKGVLKFVKGPDFPTGGEINASTSEIREIYATGHGSLRLRSTWTVENSPRAATHIIVQTIPYATERRAVVTKIAEVILSRKLPPLIDVRDESTDQTRIVLELKKDTDPELVMAYLHKHTPLSSSVQVNLTCLVPTSHPDVAAPQRLDLLAVLKHFLAFRMEVVTKRATFDLEQLTKRIHVLEGFAIVFDALDEVLRLIRRSKGKSDAAEQLMKRFKLDAEQTDAILELRLYRLAQLEILVIRKELDACKKEAKQLARLLKSPKERWSLIHDELTQMRERYRTKRLTRITDANETSSFDAEAFIIEEDAMVILSYQGRIKRQQKLKDVSATRLREGDRVLSVEAGSTKAVVAFFSNMGVCYVSRIADIPATTGHGDPIQKLFKMGDGERIIAMFSFDPRRLEVPEAQPGAEPEPPLAIAVSQMGLAMRFSLRNHRDPSTRAGRRYCRLNPADEMVYVGVVQGDSACVATASYAGRALICAVSDVPVLGGPGKGVKLIKLVNEDRVAGAQILASDRDALIAVHESGKQYRISAGKYEVVSRAGKGHAMFKRGRLTGVVWPDPVVPDYGEES, from the coding sequence ATGGCTTCCCGCACAAAAAAGGGTAAAACCCAACTTGAACTCAGCGTCGGTAATATGGGCGCGAGGATCATCGAAGCTTCTTTGGCCAGCGAGGCCGAACGCCGTTATCTGAACTACGCATTGAGCGTTATTACGGCGCGAGCACTCCCTGATGTACGTGATGGGCTGAAGCCCGTTCAGCGCCGCATCCTGTATGCGATGTACCATGAGCTCAAGCTGCGAAGTGATGCGAAGCATCGCAAATGCGCGCTAATCGTCGGCGACGTCATGGGCAAATACCATCCGCACGGCGACACGTCGATCTACGACGCCCTGGCACGCCTGGCGCAACCGTTTGTTATGCGAGCGCCATTGGTTAATGGTCGAGGTAACTTTGGGTCTCCTGATGGGGATGCGCCGGCCGCCATGCGCTATACTGAAGCGCGACTTGAAGCGCTGGCTGATGACCTGCTTGAGGAAATCAAGAAGCGCACCGTGGCCATTCGCGCCAATTACGACAACAGCCGAACTGAGCCGGTTGTGTTGCCAGCGCGGGTGCCTAACTTGTTGATCAACGGCGCACAGGGAATAGCGGTGGGTATGGCAACCTCCATACCTCCTCATAATCCCACTGAGGTGATGGACGCGTGCTTGGCCATGATCAAGGACCCCGCAATCACTCTCAAAGGCGTACTCAAATTTGTAAAAGGTCCCGATTTCCCCACAGGAGGCGAAATCAATGCTAGCACGTCAGAGATTCGCGAAATTTATGCCACGGGACATGGGTCGCTGCGGCTTCGCAGCACGTGGACGGTGGAGAACTCGCCACGAGCAGCAACGCATATCATCGTTCAAACGATTCCTTACGCCACCGAAAGGCGCGCCGTGGTCACCAAAATCGCCGAGGTCATTCTCTCGCGTAAGCTTCCGCCCCTGATCGACGTTCGAGATGAGAGCACCGACCAAACGCGCATCGTGCTGGAATTAAAAAAAGATACCGATCCGGAGCTGGTCATGGCCTATCTGCACAAACATACTCCCCTCAGTTCAAGCGTGCAGGTTAATCTTACCTGCTTGGTTCCTACATCGCACCCTGACGTAGCAGCCCCGCAACGGCTCGACCTATTGGCCGTGCTCAAACATTTTCTGGCTTTCCGTATGGAAGTGGTCACAAAACGTGCCACCTTTGACCTCGAGCAACTCACCAAACGCATTCACGTACTGGAGGGTTTTGCGATCGTATTTGACGCTTTGGATGAAGTGCTCAGGCTCATCCGTCGATCCAAGGGAAAGAGCGACGCTGCTGAACAACTCATGAAGCGCTTCAAGCTTGACGCGGAGCAGACTGATGCCATCCTGGAGCTGCGGTTATACCGGTTGGCACAGCTCGAAATTCTCGTCATTCGCAAGGAACTCGATGCATGTAAGAAGGAAGCCAAACAGTTGGCCCGTCTCCTAAAAAGCCCGAAGGAGCGCTGGTCACTGATTCACGATGAGTTAACCCAGATGAGAGAGCGCTATCGCACCAAGCGGCTCACCCGCATTACGGATGCGAACGAAACCTCCTCTTTCGATGCCGAGGCCTTCATCATTGAAGAAGATGCCATGGTAATTCTGTCGTACCAGGGCCGTATCAAACGACAACAAAAGCTTAAAGACGTCTCCGCCACCCGGTTACGGGAAGGTGACCGCGTGCTCTCGGTAGAGGCTGGCTCGACCAAGGCGGTGGTGGCATTTTTCTCAAACATGGGCGTCTGTTACGTCTCCCGTATTGCCGACATTCCTGCCACCACGGGACATGGAGATCCAATTCAAAAACTGTTTAAAATGGGAGATGGCGAACGCATCATCGCGATGTTCTCCTTTGATCCCCGACGTTTGGAGGTGCCCGAAGCACAACCTGGCGCGGAGCCCGAGCCGCCACTCGCCATCGCGGTAAGCCAGATGGGGCTAGCAATGCGCTTCTCGCTTCGCAATCATCGAGACCCTTCGACACGGGCGGGCAGACGCTACTGTCGGCTCAATCCTGCCGATGAGATGGTGTACGTAGGAGTGGTCCAGGGCGACAGTGCATGCGTAGCGACGGCAAGCTACGCAGGCCGGGCATTGATATGTGCGGTGTCCGACGTTCCGGTTCTTGGTGGTCCAGGAAAAGGGGTGAAACTGATCAAACTCGTGAACGAGGACCGTGTAGCAGGTGCTCAGATCCTCGCCAGCGACAGAGACGCTCTTATAGCGGTTCATGAGTCAGGCAAGCAGTACCGGATCTCGGCTGGCAAGTACGAGGTCGTATCTCGCGCTGGCAAGGGACACGCCATGTTCAAACGGGGACGGTTAACAGGTGTTGTATGGCCGGACCCAGTCGTCCCCGATTATGGCGAGGAAAGCTAA
- a CDS encoding type IIA DNA topoisomerase subunit B — protein MAYTAKDIEVLEGLEPVRKRPAMYIGGVDVRGYHHLLWEIVDNAVDEAINGHATLIDVTLHKDLRTATVTDNGRGIPVDKHPKYKRSALELILCTLHAGGKFEDKNYTVAGGLHGVGSSVVNALSEEMVVSVSRDGQEFEQVFGRGLVKSKLRKLGATKKHGTTITFHPDAQIFGKNTQFDPLKVAEHLEAKAYLHKGLKLVYRNEANAEQKEFEHPGGIVDFLKKLVTDQGKAAVHSQPFTLDAKGEARIELALEWTEATDECIRSYANGINTASGGSHETGLKQGILKAVRGYLTAKKLTPRGINLSAEDIREGLVAILSIYVREPQFQGQTKDRLNNPDVTPAVEGAVRSALELWLLENATLADAIVARMVLSARAREASRTAIQQVQRKTAISHRLNLPGKLSDCASTDPKESELFLVEGDSAGGNAKQGRDRRTQAILPLRGKVLNAERASSAAVAANRELQDIISALGCSSGKAFDLSKLRYDKVFLLMDADSDGHHIAMLLLTFFYRMLPGLLRNGHIYIAQPPLFRIDAGKETFWPLDEAEKNKTLAGLAPNIQPEVSRFKGLGEMSAEELKSTTLDPRRRRALRVIIDGEMHTDRVLNDLMGKDPAPRFEFIMERSIFANAEELDV, from the coding sequence ATGGCCTATACCGCCAAAGATATTGAAGTTCTCGAAGGCCTTGAGCCGGTCCGGAAACGGCCGGCGATGTACATCGGCGGCGTTGATGTCAGAGGCTACCACCATCTTCTTTGGGAGATCGTGGACAACGCGGTCGACGAAGCTATTAATGGTCACGCCACGCTCATAGACGTTACCCTTCACAAGGATCTGCGCACCGCCACGGTGACCGACAACGGGCGCGGCATTCCTGTCGACAAGCATCCCAAATACAAGCGCTCGGCGTTAGAGCTCATCCTTTGTACGCTCCATGCCGGCGGAAAGTTTGAGGACAAGAATTATACCGTGGCAGGTGGCCTGCATGGCGTCGGCTCCTCTGTAGTCAATGCGCTTTCCGAGGAGATGGTGGTTTCCGTCAGCCGCGACGGGCAAGAGTTTGAGCAAGTCTTTGGCCGCGGTCTGGTTAAATCCAAGCTTCGAAAGCTAGGAGCAACCAAGAAACATGGCACCACCATTACCTTCCATCCCGATGCGCAGATTTTTGGTAAGAACACGCAGTTTGATCCCCTTAAAGTGGCGGAGCATCTCGAGGCCAAAGCCTACTTGCACAAGGGATTGAAGCTAGTTTACCGCAATGAAGCCAATGCCGAGCAGAAAGAATTCGAGCATCCGGGAGGCATTGTGGATTTTCTTAAGAAGCTCGTCACGGACCAGGGCAAGGCTGCTGTCCACAGTCAGCCGTTCACACTCGATGCTAAAGGTGAGGCGAGAATTGAACTCGCCCTCGAGTGGACGGAAGCCACGGATGAATGCATCCGCTCTTATGCCAATGGGATCAACACTGCCTCCGGAGGTAGTCATGAGACCGGCCTCAAGCAGGGCATTCTTAAGGCGGTTCGAGGTTATTTGACCGCCAAGAAACTTACGCCGAGGGGCATCAACCTGAGCGCGGAAGATATCCGCGAGGGCCTTGTTGCCATCTTGAGTATCTACGTGAGAGAGCCACAATTTCAGGGACAAACCAAGGATCGACTCAACAATCCCGACGTAACCCCGGCAGTGGAAGGCGCCGTGCGAAGTGCGCTAGAACTTTGGCTTCTTGAGAACGCCACGCTTGCCGATGCCATCGTTGCACGGATGGTACTTTCTGCAAGGGCGCGCGAGGCAAGCCGCACGGCCATTCAACAAGTGCAACGCAAAACGGCCATCAGCCATCGGCTCAATCTCCCGGGTAAACTGTCCGACTGCGCTAGCACTGATCCTAAAGAGAGCGAACTCTTTCTGGTAGAAGGCGATAGCGCTGGCGGCAATGCTAAACAGGGCCGCGACCGTCGCACGCAGGCCATTCTGCCTCTTCGCGGAAAGGTGCTCAATGCCGAGCGTGCCTCCAGTGCCGCCGTGGCGGCCAACCGCGAACTGCAAGATATCATTTCAGCGCTTGGCTGCAGCTCGGGCAAAGCATTCGATCTGAGCAAGCTCCGTTACGACAAAGTCTTCCTGCTCATGGATGCTGATAGCGATGGGCATCACATCGCGATGCTCCTATTGACGTTTTTCTATCGCATGCTGCCCGGCCTGTTGCGAAACGGGCATATTTATATCGCTCAGCCACCTCTTTTCCGTATCGATGCAGGCAAAGAGACCTTTTGGCCGTTGGATGAGGCGGAAAAGAATAAAACCTTGGCGGGGCTCGCGCCCAACATCCAACCCGAGGTAAGTCGATTCAAGGGCCTCGGCGAAATGTCTGCCGAGGAACTCAAAAGCACCACGCTAGACCCCAGGCGACGCCGCGCACTCAGGGTCATCATTGACGGAGAAATGCACACCGATAGGGTGCTCAATGACCTGATGGGAAAAGACCCCGCACCGCGCTTCGAGTTCATCATGGAGCGTTCTATCTTTGCAAACGCCGAAGAATTGGATGTTTGA
- a CDS encoding OmpA family protein — MRRLIRRVAFLAALGAFSAPRASYAEEPWLLAAEADLAVPLTQPQTDWFNVGGSLGVGLYRPLMHWLVPGLKLRGGILWDKNPDTLLRDTGNGTWFTASAAARFRPFSDASDPRRGVGPWLEVAGGGGFSGEDLHPSIEAALGWGFALGAIRVSPTVRYLQIIDATSSVDSRDARLLLAGLEFTFLDEAPTSSARVSSAPKDTDGDGIMDSDDTCPSDPEDHDGFQDEDGCPDLDNDQDKVLDADDKCPLDAEDHDGYEDDDGCPENDNDGDGIVDAEDQCPNEPETVNGINDHDGCPDEGLIELVEDRVVLEERVLFDLNRSRVKSGARPVLDAIVHLWKQHPEWTLLRIEGHSDQQGKASFNQRLSERRAVNVRRELVRRGIPGNIIEAEGFGATRLRDPATTEQAHQRNRRVEFVVVQGARRSGPKKTTTPPSGSTP, encoded by the coding sequence ATGCGCAGGCTCATACGACGCGTGGCTTTTTTAGCGGCCCTTGGGGCGTTTAGTGCTCCCCGTGCCAGTTACGCTGAAGAACCATGGCTATTGGCGGCTGAAGCCGACCTTGCGGTGCCGCTGACGCAGCCCCAAACAGATTGGTTTAATGTCGGCGGGTCCCTGGGAGTGGGACTCTATCGACCCCTCATGCACTGGCTTGTGCCGGGTTTAAAACTGCGAGGTGGCATCCTGTGGGACAAAAATCCGGACACCCTTCTGCGCGACACTGGGAATGGCACCTGGTTTACTGCCAGCGCTGCTGCGCGTTTCCGCCCCTTCTCCGACGCCAGCGACCCGCGACGCGGCGTTGGCCCTTGGCTCGAAGTGGCCGGAGGCGGCGGCTTCTCCGGGGAGGACTTACATCCCTCCATCGAGGCGGCTCTGGGATGGGGATTTGCCCTGGGCGCCATTCGCGTGTCGCCAACCGTGCGTTACCTGCAGATTATTGACGCGACCAGCAGCGTAGATAGCCGGGATGCCAGGCTGCTCCTCGCGGGGCTCGAGTTCACGTTTCTTGATGAGGCGCCCACATCCTCCGCACGGGTCTCTTCAGCACCGAAGGACACCGATGGCGATGGAATCATGGATTCCGACGACACCTGCCCCTCTGACCCTGAAGATCACGATGGCTTTCAAGATGAGGATGGATGCCCCGATCTGGATAACGACCAAGACAAGGTGCTCGATGCAGACGACAAATGTCCTCTTGATGCCGAAGATCATGATGGCTATGAGGACGATGACGGCTGCCCCGAAAACGACAACGATGGAGATGGAATTGTCGATGCGGAAGATCAATGCCCGAACGAGCCCGAGACGGTCAATGGGATCAACGATCATGATGGGTGCCCCGACGAGGGACTCATTGAGCTGGTTGAAGATCGCGTAGTGTTAGAGGAGCGCGTTCTTTTCGACCTCAACCGTTCTCGGGTGAAAAGCGGTGCAAGGCCTGTTCTCGATGCCATCGTACATTTGTGGAAGCAACATCCCGAATGGACGCTATTGCGCATCGAGGGGCATTCCGACCAGCAAGGCAAAGCCAGCTTCAACCAGAGGCTGAGTGAACGCCGAGCCGTCAATGTGAGAAGAGAGCTTGTCCGGCGTGGCATCCCAGGAAACATTATTGAGGCTGAGGGATTCGGTGCGACGCGCCTACGCGACCCTGCCACCACCGAACAAGCCCATCAACGCAATCGCCGCGTGGAGTTCGTGGTCGTCCAAGGAGCGCGGCGCTCTGGTCCGAAAAAAACCACTACGCCCCCTAGCGGGAGTACGCCATGA
- a CDS encoding ParA family protein — translation MKSTTSTCDVCNSAFHVRFRYQIAETSDGGFAYYCSQSCQQAALGASEAHTCSICDRAFFVEHAYQALVRQGTAYHFCSTACRIVGEAQTTEPAIQTSAHRIAIFNHKGGTAKTTTAINLAAGLAERGRRVLLIDADGQGNVGAALGINGERSLYHCLVQGECAADIAVPVRNNLDVVTSNEMLAAAELYLANQPNRHRIMRERLANATQGYDIVLLDCAPALSLMNQNTLMFADSVIIPVSCDYLALVGVKQVLRTIKSVRQVFQHDVEILGVLPTFFDVRNRICRDSMDALSKHFKERCLPPVRVNTRLREAPSVKQTIFEYAPESSGATDYMVLVQHIFDLQQGSQQKEVYAQASFGAPQVTLTGFEIPTA, via the coding sequence ATGAAGTCTACTACATCCACCTGCGATGTCTGCAATTCAGCATTTCACGTGCGCTTTCGCTATCAAATCGCGGAAACGAGCGACGGCGGTTTCGCCTATTACTGTTCGCAATCCTGCCAACAGGCAGCGCTAGGCGCTTCCGAAGCGCACACTTGTAGCATATGCGATCGGGCGTTTTTCGTGGAGCACGCCTATCAGGCCCTCGTGCGGCAAGGAACCGCATACCACTTTTGCTCCACCGCCTGTCGTATCGTCGGCGAGGCCCAGACAACTGAACCCGCGATACAAACGTCAGCGCATCGCATTGCGATCTTTAACCATAAAGGCGGAACTGCGAAAACCACCACCGCCATCAACCTGGCCGCTGGTCTAGCTGAGCGCGGACGCCGGGTGCTCCTCATTGACGCCGACGGACAGGGCAATGTCGGTGCGGCTCTTGGCATCAACGGGGAGCGAAGCCTCTATCACTGCTTGGTTCAGGGTGAGTGCGCCGCCGATATCGCGGTGCCCGTTCGCAACAATCTGGATGTGGTGACCTCCAACGAAATGCTAGCCGCAGCCGAACTCTATCTGGCTAACCAACCCAACCGGCATCGCATTATGCGCGAGCGCCTTGCGAACGCTACGCAAGGCTATGACATTGTACTCTTAGATTGCGCGCCGGCGCTTTCGCTGATGAACCAAAATACACTTATGTTTGCTGACAGCGTGATCATTCCGGTGTCGTGTGACTATTTGGCGCTGGTGGGCGTCAAACAAGTCCTTCGCACAATCAAAAGTGTGCGTCAGGTCTTCCAACATGATGTGGAAATCCTCGGGGTATTGCCCACATTCTTCGATGTGAGAAATCGTATTTGTCGCGATTCTATGGACGCGCTTTCCAAGCATTTCAAGGAGCGCTGCTTGCCGCCCGTTCGCGTTAACACTCGCTTACGCGAGGCGCCCAGCGTCAAGCAAACCATTTTTGAGTATGCGCCCGAGAGCAGCGGGGCAACAGATTATATGGTGTTGGTTCAGCACATATTTGATTTACAGCAGGGCTCTCAACAGAAGGAAGTATATGCACAGGCTTCGTTTGGTGCGCCGCAAGTTACGCTCACAGGATTTGAAATTCCCACGGCCTAG
- a CDS encoding SDR family oxidoreductase, whose protein sequence is MDFGAKVVLVTGASTGLGLALSRRLVQTEHRVILTARSQSLARFKEQGLQESPRVWVRPMDVTDGSQRRRVIEEASERWSGVDVLINNAGIAYRSVVEHLKDHERLEQMDINFNAPMELVRLVLPGMRQKKAGRILNISSVGGMMAMPTMAMYSASKFALEGATEALWYEVRPWNIRVSLIQPGFINSESFMKTRRTSSSQRSETSELDPYHNHYRFMQPFIARMMRLAFATPEDVANTILKTMERRRPPLRVPATLDAHFFALLRRLLPRNVYHRVLYYALPNVRKWGPF, encoded by the coding sequence ATGGACTTTGGGGCCAAGGTGGTGTTGGTCACAGGCGCAAGCACCGGCCTGGGTCTAGCCTTATCTCGGAGGTTAGTTCAGACCGAGCACCGAGTTATTCTGACTGCTCGTAGCCAATCGCTTGCGCGTTTCAAGGAACAAGGCCTGCAGGAAAGTCCACGGGTGTGGGTTAGGCCGATGGACGTCACCGACGGGTCACAAAGGCGTCGGGTGATCGAAGAAGCAAGCGAACGTTGGAGCGGTGTGGATGTGCTCATCAACAATGCAGGTATTGCCTATCGCTCCGTCGTGGAGCATTTGAAAGACCACGAACGCCTCGAACAGATGGACATCAATTTCAATGCACCGATGGAGCTGGTTCGACTAGTGCTGCCTGGAATGCGTCAAAAAAAGGCTGGCCGTATTCTCAACATATCCTCGGTAGGGGGGATGATGGCGATGCCCACGATGGCCATGTACAGCGCCTCGAAATTTGCGCTGGAGGGAGCCACTGAAGCGTTGTGGTATGAAGTCAGGCCTTGGAACATTCGCGTAAGTCTCATTCAGCCCGGGTTTATTAACTCGGAATCCTTCATGAAGACGCGTCGCACATCTAGCAGTCAGCGATCGGAGACCAGCGAACTGGATCCGTACCATAACCATTATCGTTTCATGCAGCCATTCATCGCGCGCATGATGCGACTTGCGTTTGCCACGCCCGAAGATGTCGCAAACACAATTTTAAAGACCATGGAGCGGCGGCGCCCCCCTTTGCGGGTGCCCGCCACCCTCGATGCGCATTTCTTTGCATTGTTGCGCCGGCTGCTTCCCCGCAACGTCTATCATCGCGTTCTTTACTATGCCCTGCCGAATGTGCGAAAATGGGGCCCGTTTTAA
- a CDS encoding amino acid permease translates to MSSLFSKSSLFRTKSVQAICDEAESGSHTFTRRLTTFDLVILGVGAVVGAGIFVLTGTAAATKAGPAVVLSFLLSGVGCALAAFCYAELASTIPIAGSAYSYAYASLGEFVAWLIGWDLILEYIVAACTVAIGWSGYFVKWLEGYGVMLPQAWTHGALDGGVFNVPAVGIIALVTVLLVMGVKESAWLTGLLVVLKLSIIFVFLYLGIPWVKPENWSPFFPYGVWGVVSGAGVIFFAYIGFDAITTTSEETLDPPRTLPRGILGSLGICTILYIAVALVLTGMVPYTELNHPAPVALALEMVGIPWGMQLVSIGAVLGLASVLIVMLLAQPRIFFAMSRDGLISPWIAKVHPTLHTPYRATLITGIIVMVLAGLLPISASGEMTSIGTLFAFMIVCVGVIILRVTEPNIPRGFRAPWSPYLPALGALVCFVMMCGLEAATWIRFVGWMAIGMVIYFRFGRRHSRLNSP, encoded by the coding sequence ATGAGTTCGCTGTTTTCTAAGTCATCACTGTTTCGCACAAAATCTGTGCAAGCAATATGCGATGAAGCAGAGTCAGGCTCACACACATTTACGCGCAGGCTCACTACGTTCGACCTCGTAATTTTAGGCGTGGGCGCTGTTGTGGGAGCCGGTATTTTTGTGCTTACGGGAACCGCGGCTGCAACGAAAGCCGGCCCCGCTGTCGTGTTGTCATTCCTCTTGAGTGGTGTCGGATGTGCATTGGCCGCGTTTTGTTACGCGGAACTGGCATCCACGATTCCCATTGCAGGCAGTGCATACAGTTATGCGTATGCTTCGTTGGGGGAGTTCGTCGCGTGGCTAATTGGATGGGACTTGATTCTTGAGTATATCGTAGCCGCTTGCACCGTAGCCATCGGCTGGTCAGGTTACTTCGTGAAATGGCTAGAAGGCTATGGCGTCATGCTACCCCAAGCCTGGACTCATGGAGCGTTAGATGGGGGCGTCTTTAATGTGCCTGCGGTCGGCATTATCGCGCTTGTGACAGTTCTTCTTGTCATGGGTGTCAAGGAGTCTGCATGGCTCACCGGCCTTTTGGTCGTTCTCAAGTTGAGTATCATTTTCGTGTTTCTTTACCTAGGAATTCCCTGGGTGAAGCCCGAGAATTGGTCGCCCTTTTTCCCGTATGGTGTCTGGGGCGTGGTCTCGGGCGCGGGGGTTATATTCTTCGCCTACATCGGCTTCGATGCGATCACGACCACCTCAGAAGAGACCCTAGATCCCCCGCGCACCCTTCCCCGCGGCATCCTGGGCTCTCTTGGCATTTGTACTATCTTGTACATCGCTGTGGCGTTGGTGCTCACGGGTATGGTGCCCTATACGGAACTCAATCATCCTGCTCCGGTGGCCTTAGCTCTTGAGATGGTCGGCATCCCATGGGGTATGCAGCTCGTGTCTATTGGCGCGGTGCTCGGATTGGCCTCTGTGCTGATCGTCATGCTGCTGGCCCAGCCTCGCATTTTTTTCGCCATGAGCCGTGATGGACTCATCTCCCCATGGATTGCCAAGGTGCATCCCACACTGCACACGCCCTACCGTGCAACCCTCATTACTGGTATTATCGTCATGGTGCTCGCAGGTCTTCTGCCGATCAGCGCCTCGGGAGAGATGACAAGTATCGGGACGCTCTTTGCCTTCATGATCGTCTGCGTGGGAGTGATCATCCTGCGCGTCACTGAGCCGAATATACCTCGTGGTTTTAGAGCGCCTTGGAGCCCCTATCTTCCGGCTCTCGGGGCTTTGGTCTGTTTTGTCATGATGTGCGGTCTCGAAGCAGCCACGTGGATCCGTTTTGTGGGGTGGATGGCTATCGGCATGGTGATTTATTTTAGATTTGGGCGCCGGCACTCACGCCTGAATTCACCTTAA